A part of Silurus meridionalis isolate SWU-2019-XX chromosome 18, ASM1480568v1, whole genome shotgun sequence genomic DNA contains:
- the rpf2 gene encoding ribosome production factor 2 homolog: protein MAQTGGVVKPKTKRSKRFLQNREPKLTENWKNTMIMKGGNTSETVTHALKDIYALKKPNAVLYKKKNIMRPFEDSTSMEFFSKKSDCSLFLFGSHNKKRPNNLVFGRMFDFHVLDMFELGIEKFTSLIDIKNAKCAEGTKPMLVFAGEQFETDKEYTRLRSVLTDFFRGPCVPAVRLAGLDHVLHFTALDGKIYLRSYRVLLKKSGCRTPRIELEEMGPSLDLVVRRTHLASDDLYRTALRQPKGVKPKKKKNISHDTFGTKYGRLHMQKQDLSKLQTRKMKGLRKRRGEVAMETGKTRSPKRSKTQE, encoded by the exons ATGGCGCAGACAGGAGGTGTAGT GAAGCCGAAGACGAAGCGTTCCAAGCGCTTCCTGCAGAACCGAGAACCCAAGCTGACGGAGAACTGGAAGAACACCATGATCATGAAGGGAGGGAACACGAGTGAAACCGTCACACACGCCCTCAAAGAcata taCGCGTTAAAGAAACCCAACGCTGTTTTATACAAGAA GAAGAACATCATGAGGCCGTTTGAAGACTCCACATCAATG GAATTTTTTTCGAAGAAGTCGGACTGCTCGCTGTTCCTCTTCGGTTCCCACAACAAGAAACGTCCCAACAACCTGGTGTTCG gtcgcATGTTTGATTTCCACGTGTTGGACATGTTTGAGCTCGGCATTGAGAAGTTCACGTCACTCATAGACATTaag aatgCTAAGTGTGCAGAAGGTACGAAGCCCATGTTGGTGTTTGCAGGTGAACAGTTTGAGACCGATAAAGAATACACACGCCTCAGGAGCGTCCtgacag attttttCCGAGGCCCGTGTGTACCTGCTGTGCGACTCGCTGGTCTCGATCATGTTCTTCATTTCACTGCTCTGGACGGGAAGATCTACCTGCGCAGCTACAG ggtgcTCCTGAAGAAGTCAGGGTGTCGGACACCGAGGATAGAGCTGGAGGAAATGGGGCCGTCATTAGACCTGGTTGTAAGAAGGACACACCTGGCCTCAGATGACCTGTACAGGACTGCTCTCAGACAACCCAAAGGGGTCAAG cccaagaagaagaagaacatctCCCATGATACCTTCGGCACCAAATATGGCCGCCTGCACATGCAGAAACAAGACCTCAGCAAACTGCAGACGAGGAAGATGAAGGGactgaggaagaggaggggagAAGTTGCCATGGAAACCGGGAAGACCAGATCACCCAAGAGATCTAAAACTCAGGAATAA